The genomic segment GCACCGCCATCTATTCTTGGATCTAAGAAAGTGCCAAGACCAACCTTGGTTAACAGACCAGGTCTTCCGCTTGCAACTTCTCTAAACCAGTATGATGTAGTGCCTATAGCATAGGAGTAAACCTCAATTCTGTTTTCAAGGGTCATTTTCATCAAGGCCGGAGACCAACCAATAAATGGCATTAAAACGCCTCTAATGAAGTTTTGGTTTTTGTCCTCATAGAGCTCCTCAAATACTTTATCAAGACCCCTGCCAGGAACTGCTGGAAGTGTGTCTGAAATAATAAAGAGATTGTTTGGATGGCCTGTTTCTTTGTACATCTCAAAAAGTTCTAAAATCAGATACTCTGGTGCTGTTGTAAGGTTAAAACCTGAGATTGCAACAACATCTCCATCCTTGATGACGCTTAGAGCATCCCTTACTCCAACTACTTTGTTAGATAGCATATACACCCTCCTAAAGAAAAAGTATTTTTTCAAAACTAACTAAAATATAAAAAATAATTTCTAAAATGTCAATAATTAAATTGTCTTTGGTTCATAATTTAGTAAATATTGAGAAAATAGTAAAATTATAACAACTTAAAATTACCTTTGTTACACTCATCGCCACGCTTATTTTCTTCTTAGAAAGATAAATTTTTGTAGTTCTATAATTAAACGCATTTTACCATAATTTTTTTGTATATCAATATTAATATAATTTGGTTAAAGCATATAAAAAACTCGTCAAATAAGCAAATTTAAATAATATTATATTTTTAATATAACAAAAAAATACCTTGATAATGGAAAATTACTGGTAATAAAACTAAAATTATAAAAAATATGGATGAAAAATTGATTTAATTAATTAAAAAATTTCTTGACATTTAATAAAGCATATACTAAAATGCAACTGACAGTAAAAAACTATAGTGAAGGAGGTGAGAGGGGTGATAGCTTATCCAAAGTCGTTTAGAGAGCGGTTGAGCAAGCAGCAAGAAGAGATTCAAAAGCCCAAGAGTAAAGAGTCTATTGAAGTATGGAAGGCATTAACCTCTGAGGTATGGGAACTTGCCATGTCCAACTACTATTTTGAGACATGGATGTGGCAGTTTAAAAAGGTTCCTGCAGCTATTACAAGGATGTCTCAGCTTGTAGGAAAATTGCAGGAGAAGGACACCGCCGAGATTATGGAGACAGAGCTTAGAACAAAGCTTGATTACATCAAAAATGCCAAGGAGATGCTTGAATTTGCCGAGGGCAAGATTGAGGATACATTGAGAATGCTCTGGGCAAAAAAGAGGGAGCTTGAGTAAATGAGTGGAGATTTCTCGGTTTTGCCGGGTAAGATCATAGGCGGTGGCGAATATATCAGTTTTGAAGAAATTATAGAAAAGGCGAAACAGCTGGGTAAAATCACAAAGACCGGTGGCTCAAGCTATAGACTTGTGCCTTTTAATATCAGCGGCGAAGATGTTTTAGATTTTGATGATATGTATCCCACAGTTTACTTTAATGTAGATTATTCTGTGGATTTTTACATTACCGGCCTTAAGTATGAAAGGGTTGTGGAGTTTATAGAAAAATTATCCGATGTATTGGGTGTTCCTATTGAGTATGCCGATGTAGGCAACGAGGAGCCCGATCCAGAGGAGGAGGTAAAAAAATTAGAAAAATTCTTTGAAGAATTTGGAGGGTACCATGGCAGAGGAGAAAAGCAAGATAATGTCGGTTCAGGAGATCGTTAAGAGGTTTATCAAACCAAAAAGAGCCTGGTGTGTTGGTGGCTTTGGTTACACAAGAACAAATGTTTCGATTCCTCGTGAGGTTATCAGACAGAATATTCCCGATTTGTATGTTCAGACAAACGCTGGTGCAACACCTATTATGATGATGGGTGGTGCAGGTCAGCTTGCATGGGTTGAGATGACATACCTTGGTCTTGAGACGATTCAGCCTGTTTCCTATGAGGTTAGAAAGGGTCTTGAGGATGGTCAGATTGAAGCTGTTATGGATCACACCAACTACTCCTGGGCATTAAGAACAATAGCCGGAAAATACGGCATGCAGTTTGTTTCGGGTATGACAGAGCTTGGCTCAGATCTGCTTGAGTATGATACTTTTGAAAAGGCAGGTTTAAGAGGCAAAGATGATAAGGGTATGTGGATACATCCAGATATTCCTCCAAAGAGACATGCAATTATTGAAGATCCATTTGATGCATGGGGTTTGAGACCGCATCAGTATGATCCAGATAACAAGTATTCAAAAGGTGATGTTGAAGAGCCAACAATGAACAAAACAGCAGCAGAAGAGGATGGCATTTACTATGAAGCTTTAAGAAAGAGGGTAAACAAATATACAGGTAAGAAGGGGCCGATAGCCATTCTGTATCCTCCTGCAATTCCTTATGTAACAACAACGCATGTTCAGAGGGTTGGTGAGAAGGGTACAGCAAGAATCGAGGGATTGCTTGTTCCTGATGTTGAGCAGTCAATATCTGCAAAATACCTTGTAATTTCAGCTGAAAAGATCGTCCCAGAAGAAGAGCTAAGACTAAGAGCATCTGAAAACCAGATTCCATTTGTTCATGTGGATGCAATTCTTGAAGCTCCTTGGGGATGCTACCCAACAGGAAGCACATACTACTACGATTACGACTGGATGTGGTGGATGTTCTACATCAAAGCCAACAGGGCAGCAGGAACAAACGATGGTAAGAAGGCTTTGGCAGAATACTGGCACAACATAGTTGGCAAAGATGAATGGGATTTCCTGGAGAATAAAGTCGGCACAGACTACTTTAAATTTGGAAACATCGAGGCTAAATACACCTGCCCAAGCGGCGCAACAGGCTTCAAGAGGTTGTATGAGTTAAGGGCAGATGCAAAATACGGTTATAAACCAGATCTCTACAGACCTATCTAATTTGTTTGGAAGGAGGAAAAAATGGCTGTAAAGGTTCCAGTAAAAATATCGACGGTTGATGAAATTATAGAATTAACCAAAAATTTCAGCAGTGGTATTAGTGATGCGGAGTATGAGGCATATTGCAAAGAGTTTGATCTACCACCGGATGAGTTTACCACAATCGAGCTTTTAGCTATCTCTGGTTCAACAATGATTCCTTATGGAGCATCGATGTTTGTTGGAACAGGTTTGCCAGTTTTGACAATGGCTGAAGCACAGCATACAATCAACCCTGCTGCTATCACAGTTATGGAAGCAGGAATGTTGGATCCTAAATTTGAGCATATACCGATTTCGGTTGCCGATATTCGTGGTACGTATATGTCTTCAACGGCACTTTCCATGGCTGATGCATTTGGAACATATGAGCAGCGCGGTTATGTTACAGGTGGTGTTTTGGGTGGTGCTGAGTATGATGAGTATGGTAATATCAACTCAACGGCTATCTGGGATAAAAGCGGGAAAGATGGCAGGGATTACTGGCCATCTATTATTAAGAAAGGCGAAAGAAGCCAGAAAGAGAGAGAGAATGATGTAAAAGTCGGACCACCTGTAAGATTCACTGGTTCTGGTGGTGCAAACCCAATCGGTCAGCAGTCTGACTTTACACTGGCAATTATGGTGCAGGAGAAGAGGAGATTCCCACCCCATGTATGTTACCTAACTACAATGGCAGCTGCAAGGGGTCCTGAGGGTGAAACAAGATGGGATTACGGTGCACCAAGGGGTGGAAAAGGACTTATGGCATCAGATATTTGTGTTCTTGAGAACTATCCTGAGGATGGTACCTACGACATGAGGTTGAGGAGTGTACACCCGGGTGTAAGCTTGAAAGATGTTATCGAGAATGTTGGCTGGGAACTTAAAGATAGAAGTGGCAAGGTATTGAAGCCAACCGATGACATTCCTGAGACACCATCTCCAACGATTGAGCAGCTGAAGGTTTTGAGAATGATAGTAGACCCAACAAGGATTTACCTAAGCAGAAAGACATTGCGTGAAGTTGAGTATGAGAAAGAGCATGGTAAACCCTGGAGGGTGAAGGTTAAAAGCTAAAAATAAAGGGGGCTTAAGCCCCCTAATCTTTTTATTTCTGGAGGTAGGTTGTGAGGTGTAAATTTTGTGGAAGAGAAATGAAAAGAGTTGTTACCCCTTTTAGAAGGCCCGTTAAAGGTGAAATGATTGTTGTAAAGGATATAGAGGTATATAGGTGTCCTGAATGTGGGGCTATGTATGTACCTGAGGATACGATTAAACACATAGGCAGAAAAACAGGAGAAAAACTGCTTAAAGAGGCAAAAAAACGCGGCAGAATCAGAGATGAAAAAGAGCATTTAAGGAAAATGCAAGAGAAAGCAGCTAAAGATATAGAAGAGGCAATCAAAAGGGGTGAGATTAAAAAGAGAGAGGATGCTCCGCTAAAGGTATTTACCTAAAGACTTTGAAGGAATCTTTTAGGGATGTAATAGTATTCCTTACTGTGTCTATTTCATCTAAGTTTATTTCAGAAACAGTTAAGTCTTCGTTGGTGTAGGCGGATTTTATGATCTCACCCCATGGATTGATAATTGAAGAATGACCGGCAAGCTCCCATTTGCCGCTTTTTTTTGTTCCGTTTGCTGTTAATAAAAAGTATTGATTTTCTATAGCTCTTGCTGCTGTAAGTGTGAGCCAATGATTTAGTCTGTTTACAGGCCAGATTGCTGGGTGTAGATGGATTAAAGCTCCTCTGAAGGCTGATTTTCTAAAAAACTCCGGAAACCTTAACTCATAGCAGATACTTACACCAATTGTTATATCCTCAAGCGTAAATGTGTTTTTCTGGTTTATATCTCCTGGAATAAAAAATTTATCCTCTCCCGTTGTGGCAAACAGCATCGTTTTTTTATATTCAAAGATGATTTGCCCATTATCTATAGCATAAAATATGTTAAACACCTTGTTGGATGATTTATCATCAACAACATAGCTACCACAAATGCAAATATCCTTTGAGATTTTTTTAAGTTCCTCTAAAATTTCTGGCGTTTGTATGGATAGATCCTTTAGCTTTTTAAATAAAAATCCTGTTGTCCAGACCTCTGGCAGTAATATTAGCCTACACTGTTTTTTTATAGCCTCACCAATAAATGCCAAACCTTTATTAAAGTTTTTTTCAATATTTCCCGGTGTAATCTCAAATTGAGCTACAGCTACCTTCATTTTACACCACCTTGATATAGGATAGTTTTCTGCTCCATTTGTTTGATATCAGATCCTTTAACGCATCACTAAAAGGATATCCTTTTTCTACTAACTGTTCAACATCGTTTTTTGCAGCTTCTATGAGTTTTTTGTCTTTTATGATGTTTATATAGTTAAACGCCTTGCCGTGCTGCCTTGTGCCAAAGATATCGCCGCTGCCTCTAAGCATAAAATCAAGCTGGGCAATCTTAAATCCATCGTTTGTTTTAAGAAGAACCTCTATGCGTTTTTTTGTTTTTTCTGATATGTTATCGGGTGTTATGAAGATGGCGTATGAATCAAATTTTCCTCTGCCAACCCTGCCTCTTAGCTGATGTAGTTGAGCAAGACCAAATCGCTCGGCGTTTTTTACTATAATCACCGTGGCATTTGGTGAATCTATGCCCACCTCTATAACGGTTGTTGAAACAAGGCAGTTTATCTTGCCAGACCTGAATCCATCTATTGCAGCCTGTTTCTGTTCATCCTTCATTCTGCCATGCAAAAGAGCCACATTAAAGCCCTTAAGTTTATCTGCTATCTCATTAAACAGTTTTTCTGCTGATGCAACTTCATCCATTTTGTTTGATTCTTCTATTAGTGGTGCCACGATATACGCCTGATGGCCTGCATGAAGCTGCTCTTTTAAAATGTTGTATGCTAAAGCCTCTTTGCTCTGTTTCAGGTGCATGGTTTTAATTTTGCCTCTGCCTTTGGGTTTTTGTTTGATTGTTATGAGGCTATCCTTTGAATATAAAACCATCGATAAGCTTCGTGGAATTGGTGTTGCGCTCATAATCAAAATATGGGGGTGCAGACCCTTTGATGTTAGTGTTTTTCTTTGTTCTACACCAAAGCGGTGTTGTTCGTCGATTACGATAAATGCAAGATTTTTAAATACTATCGATTCCTCAAGTAACGCATGAGTGCCGATTATACATGAAATTGAACCGTTTTTTAATTGACTGTAGATTTTTTCTTTGTTTTTTGTTGAACTTATTAGAA from the Hippea jasoniae genome contains:
- a CDS encoding CoA-transferase — its product is MAEEKSKIMSVQEIVKRFIKPKRAWCVGGFGYTRTNVSIPREVIRQNIPDLYVQTNAGATPIMMMGGAGQLAWVEMTYLGLETIQPVSYEVRKGLEDGQIEAVMDHTNYSWALRTIAGKYGMQFVSGMTELGSDLLEYDTFEKAGLRGKDDKGMWIHPDIPPKRHAIIEDPFDAWGLRPHQYDPDNKYSKGDVEEPTMNKTAAEEDGIYYEALRKRVNKYTGKKGPIAILYPPAIPYVTTTHVQRVGEKGTARIEGLLVPDVEQSISAKYLVISAEKIVPEEELRLRASENQIPFVHVDAILEAPWGCYPTGSTYYYDYDWMWWMFYIKANRAAGTNDGKKALAEYWHNIVGKDEWDFLENKVGTDYFKFGNIEAKYTCPSGATGFKRLYELRADAKYGYKPDLYRPI
- a CDS encoding CoA-transferase subunit beta, yielding MAVKVPVKISTVDEIIELTKNFSSGISDAEYEAYCKEFDLPPDEFTTIELLAISGSTMIPYGASMFVGTGLPVLTMAEAQHTINPAAITVMEAGMLDPKFEHIPISVADIRGTYMSSTALSMADAFGTYEQRGYVTGGVLGGAEYDEYGNINSTAIWDKSGKDGRDYWPSIIKKGERSQKERENDVKVGPPVRFTGSGGANPIGQQSDFTLAIMVQEKRRFPPHVCYLTTMAAARGPEGETRWDYGAPRGGKGLMASDICVLENYPEDGTYDMRLRSVHPGVSLKDVIENVGWELKDRSGKVLKPTDDIPETPSPTIEQLKVLRMIVDPTRIYLSRKTLREVEYEKEHGKPWRVKVKS
- a CDS encoding YgiT-type zinc finger protein, translated to MRCKFCGREMKRVVTPFRRPVKGEMIVVKDIEVYRCPECGAMYVPEDTIKHIGRKTGEKLLKEAKKRGRIRDEKEHLRKMQEKAAKDIEEAIKRGEIKKREDAPLKVFT
- a CDS encoding nitrilase-related carbon-nitrogen hydrolase; its protein translation is MKVAVAQFEITPGNIEKNFNKGLAFIGEAIKKQCRLILLPEVWTTGFLFKKLKDLSIQTPEILEELKKISKDICICGSYVVDDKSSNKVFNIFYAIDNGQIIFEYKKTMLFATTGEDKFFIPGDINQKNTFTLEDITIGVSICYELRFPEFFRKSAFRGALIHLHPAIWPVNRLNHWLTLTAARAIENQYFLLTANGTKKSGKWELAGHSSIINPWGEIIKSAYTNEDLTVSEINLDEIDTVRNTITSLKDSFKVFR